In Mesotoga infera, a single genomic region encodes these proteins:
- a CDS encoding sugar ABC transporter permease encodes MRQSHSKLPRRFHREVGSWLFLLPHLFFFILFVGVPLVFGMIISFFNWSLLSDNVFIGVNNYVRTWNDSRFWPTVQHTVVFAIISVPLTIIVAIIFAHIL; translated from the coding sequence TTGAGACAATCACATTCTAAGTTGCCTAGACGGTTCCACAGGGAGGTAGGATCGTGGTTGTTCCTCCTCCCTCACCTGTTTTTCTTCATTCTGTTCGTTGGTGTTCCGCTTGTATTTGGTATGATAATCAGTTTCTTCAACTGGAGTCTCCTCAGTGATAACGTGTTCATTGGAGTGAACAACTACGTTAGAACGTGGAATGATTCAAGATTCTGGCCCACGGTTCAGCACACTGTGGTTTTTGCGATAATCAGTGTTCCACTCACGATAATCGTTGCCATTATCTTTGCACACATTCTC